One Besnoitia besnoiti strain Bb-Ger1 chromosome VIII, whole genome shotgun sequence DNA segment encodes these proteins:
- a CDS encoding hypothetical protein (encoded by transcript BESB_083620): protein MRRGLAASGLMAPSAAPLRPVSSPARPQSVRCRLQFVFLLVCLSVQLVDCASRFRSSWSDYPSLSSPSPALRFCSPPVSKLFSGCALNQGATQRRLTSGLRSVSWRVPVCRRDSPLRRLCVSVSLLGRLQAASAPASCGAPLSRGSRCLSFVGSLPTRSSHRPGGCGLHSFSAPREGLAACASRAFFGPSEAGRPVRGATPLGASKCSLLNLVDFAPMRVPPLTAEALLHREESRDAFALQVHTSLAAARKARAREEEARAREEGARLARNGVASPEYADGSGEWNFPPAAAVSALSNYHAILYYATWDSRCQALTQALADLASLACPDPTSSTPAGPAATRDGAREDASAGGKEGTSATPGAGPQEAGQSAAAEDTREGLQDILAACIPCWLPMTGVPVSNSLVIAVGRRPLQKQTRMLANKKQLRHHERALHLMISEGIFYGSGHLPALQIWRRSAAEDSAGGRMQNVGGNAGDPLRRGDSLAARLIPTTISSSRWEKVLEVRGFGPIPLMELAGGDASPWKEEESLLMTRALLKKSREGGTNHPGHEGILSAGSGGFLGGARVAAAAESDLRVWLSQLSSIYQYHAMRTLLKRLRYAEDEFPEFQEFNLRKFSPRLAKLKGLLKD, encoded by the coding sequence ATGCGTAGAGGGCTCGCTGCTTCTGGGCTCATGgcgccttcagctgctccgcttcgtcctgtctcctcgccggcccGCCCTCAGAGCGTAAGATGCCGTCTTCAGTTTGTCTTTCTCCTGgtctgtctctccgtccAACTGGTTGACTGCGCCTCCCGCTTCCGCTCTTCGTGGTCTGACtatccttctctctcgtcgccttctccggcTCTTCGTTTCTGCTCTCCCCCCGTTTCCAAGCTGTTCTCTGGCTGCGCGCTGAACCAAGGAGCGACCCAGCGCCGTCTGACGTCTGGCCTTCGCTCCGTCTCTTGGCGTGTTCCAGTCTGCCGCCGGGACtcgccgctgaggcgcctgtgtgtctctgtgtcgCTGCTCGgccggctgcaggcggcctctgcgcctgcctcttgCGGTGCGCCGCTTTCGCGTGGGTCTCGATGTCTCTCCTTTGTCGGCTCTCTTCCCACGAGGTCGTCACACCGgcctggcggctgcggactGCATTCTTTCTCAGCGCCGCGTGAAGGGCTCGCGGCATGCGCGTCACGAGCCTTCTTTGGCCCGAGTGAGGCTGGACGGCCTGTCCGAGGGGCGACGCCCTTGGGTGCTTCAAAGTGCTCTCTGCTCAACCTTGTGGATTTCGCCCCTATGCGGGTGCCTCCACTGACTGCGGAGGCACTTTTGCACCGCGAAGAATCACGCGACGCTTTCGCGCTGCAGGTCCATACCTCTCTTGCCgctgcgaggaaggcgagagcgcgggaagaggaagcgagggcgcgggaaGAGGGAGCGAGACTGGCGAGGAACGGAGTGGCTAGCCCGGAGTATGCGGACGGCAGTGGCGAATGGAACTTCCCACCGGCTGCCGCGGTGTCGGCGCTCTCAAACTACCACGCGATCCTGTACTACGCGACATGGGATAGTCGCTGCCAGGCGCTCACACAGGCCCTAGCCGACCTCGCGTCTCTAGCGTGCCCTGACCCGACTTCGTCCACTCCGGCAGGCCCTGCTGCGACGCGAGATGGGGCAAGAGAAGACGCCAGCGCCGGAGGCAAAGAAGGGACTAGTGCAACCCCGGGGGCAGGTCCTCAGGAGGCAGGACAGAGTGCGGCGGCCGAAGACACACGAGAAGGCCTCCAAGACATTCTCGCGGCGTGCATTCCATGCTGGCTCCCGATGACCGGGGTTCCGGTGTCAAACAGCCTCGTGATTGCCGTCGGCAGGCGCCCCCTGCAAAAGCAGACGCGCATGCTGGCCAACAAAAAGCAACTGCGGCACCACGAGCGCGCTCTCCACCTCATGATTTCGGAGGGCATCTTCTACGGCTCAGGGCACCTGCCTGCCCTTCAGATCTGGAGACGCagtgcggcggaggacagcGCAGGAGGACGCATGCAAAATGTAGGCGGAAACGCTGGCGACCCACTGAGAAGGGGAGACTCGCTGGCCGCCCGTCTTATCCCCACAACCATAAGTTCTTCGCGGTGGGAGAAAGTCCTCGAGGTACGCGGGTTCGGGCCCATACCCTTGATGGAGCTTGCTGGAGGTGATGCCAGTCCAtggaaggaggaggagagtcTCCTCATGACGCGTGCTTTGCTGAAAAAGTCTAGAGAGGGCGGAACGAACCACCCAGGGCACGAGGGAATTCTGTCGGCGGGAAGCGGCGGCTTTCTGGGTGGCGCTAGAgtggctgcggccgcagaaaGTGATCTGCGTGTATGGCTCTCTCAGCTCAGCTCCATCTATCAATACCACGCCATGAGAACGCTTCTCAAGCGCCTGCGGTACGCAGAAGACGAATTCCCCGAGTTCCAAGAGTTCAATTTGAGAAAGTTCAGTCCCCGTCTGGCGAAACTCAAAGGCTTGCTTAAAGACTGA
- a CDS encoding hypothetical protein (encoded by transcript BESB_083610) — protein MRAACCSAALHHAGTRVGLGVLRLHAKNCRAARRFCPGDQASGLCSSSARVEQTAAERERLLNTSGQETHAAERSPLVREARRACVQRRSLVDIYQAAEKVQDHLARGAVTARDAATLLSLFAKKKFAHKPFWRSAGRSFRPLLPDLDAKGMALVLNAFANAGVVNRTLFKEASHLIISGSTDALTKTSHKPACDRHAVAGGAVDPVVAERGTACQSNSAHGDVGDATLFAAGVERPQGEVAPQGGTATDTQDLSPSGDETAAVAAKATASVGLQGLPQPARCHEGVEAFLVPSALNPRLKRGEMSVARCAHDREHAATALAQQGEALCNLASRTSTTAAKSNAPCRRELEGLSVDRDPHSPGHPSTLGDKQRGPSSSRVDSEKSPERGLSRPAAETPPREAEPDSEQAAEKCLRTDSRDSESLDTLASIFAPVPCEQPKRPDEPPSCPQTQCGEDEWQTFAASGGTAEEIADSSVSKGMGRDPSTSIPGKETGRVRHMGSRGGALVDEMNAHDVALVANAFAKLGVRDAELYSTLAARLPAIVSMATSLQLVTLFAAYSKAGVHDFSVFHAISRELLHGETRLAAGEGEHAYVPPKIRELDANAVAILLNHMQKANFIEPSLASALLNHLERSPSLLRMKKRACQGRGNAPVGVRGVEEAGFERLPYASGGTCSPPLEEIPPSVISDRRATRSFGKEASCPAHKGTHESGELQEVLLYEDLGPRELSLTLNALSRLPHPQSLREALVTFASNVLSSMNDTDVLITTKALLRLQSKLCHSDAETLFLQIRSRFRTHSCGVIELAALASGLQRLVVLAPHLRNPAKHLVQEIAPHLSNRLYKLDNRTLVQLASAVVALEAYEENLFQELLVEVSRRLPDLSLEEKLKALHVVHVLARGGSTVAEEVVPFLVCSILEKTEKLRDEGLPALNAAGAKTLVVAASELRVLGGPLKERLLLQVAQVVPHMSGGQKLAVAMALLADSSPTGGATSECSVWTALISGLTSLQERAVPQEVPGEIGILQVPRSCAPESPPGLHDFAGNLTHFPRDCGSHDDRGASADEEREEGKRLGTRIQSLTSGGGALVASEKAAWAQFQKSLCKVLIGWSLLVARACHIAPFYGSEQLSLDDRSGVVENTPLTDDSVVAAARTSERVSRFLKSEQTRLDTLLNASRCDEFWKIRLSSPLTESLLKSFKSHVPLLARSAADQPTPDMGGHETLAGEIQGTLLTVASEAWQATLTDFILREGRALKQKTHVDALERLIPLRVSAEQTEGEALRRLVALELERISTRSYYTRFLSARETTSVSSAVRPAASSACYVVGQTKGHPAVYLFPVVGPFVVTAIVDFPEGFKQAFGTATAQ, from the coding sequence CTGGTTAGGGAAGCTCGAAGAGCTTGCGTCCAGCGCAGGAGCCTCGTCGACATTTACCAGGCAGCTGAGAAGGTCCAAGACCATCTGGCGCGGGGTGCTGTCACCGCGAGGGACGCCGCAACACTGTTGAGCTTATTCGCAAAAAAGAAGTTTGCGCACAAGCCTTTCTGGCGCTCGGCAGGCAGGAGCTTCCGGCCGCTGCTTCCCGACCTTGATGCGAAAGGAATGGCGTTGGTCCTAAATGCCTTCGCCAACGCGGGTGTGGTCAACCGAACTCTTTTCAAAGAGGCCTCACACCTCATTATTTCGGGCAGCACAGATGCTCTGACGAAGACGTCCCACAAGCCAGCATGTGATAGGCACGCTGTAGCCGGCGGAGCGGTAGATCCCGTggtcgcagagagaggaaccgCTTGTCAGTCGAATTCGGCTCACGGAGATGTAGGAGATGCCACTCTTTTTGCCGCCGGTGTTGAAAGGCCACAGGGGGAAGTGGCACCTCAGGGCGGAACGGCGACTGACACACAGGATTTGTCTCCGTCTGGAGATGAGACAGCGGCGGTCGCTGCAAAAGCGACGGCCTCGGTGGGACTGCAGGGTTTGCCTCAACCCGCTCGCTGCCACGAAGGCGTTGAAGCGTTCCTTGTACCGTCGGCGCTAAACCCAAGACTCAAGAGAGGCGAGATGTCGGTGGCGCGCTGTGCCCATGACCGGGAACATGCCGCCACTGCGCTCGCTCAACAAGGGGAGGCTCTTTGCAACCTCGCTTCACGGACCTCTACGACAGCGGCAAAGTCCAACGCCCCGTGTCGCCGGGAGTTGGAGGGATTGTCGGTCGATCGCGACCCCCACAGCCCAGGACATCCGTCTACACTTGGTGACAAACAAAGAGGACCCAGCAGCTCACGAGTTGACAGCGAGAAGAGTCCGGAGCGGGGCTTGTCCCGcccagctgcagagacaccacCACGCGAGGCCGAGCCTGACAGTGAGCAGGCGGCCGAGAAGTGTCTCCGGACAGACTCACGAGACAGTGAGTCGCTGGACACGCTGGCAAGCATTTTCGCTCCGGTGCCCTGCGAGCAGCCCAAGCGGCCGGATGAACCTCCGAGTTGCCCACAGACACAgtgcggcgaggacgaaTGGCAGACCTTCGCCGCTTCTGGCGGAACTGCTGAAGAGATTGCTGACAGCTCTGTGAGCAAGGGTATGGGGCGGGATCCCAGTACAAGCATACCAGGGAAGGAAACCGGGCGAGTGCGCCACATGGGATCTAGGGGTGGAGCCCTGGTAGATGAAATGAATGCACATGATGTTGCCCTCGTTGCAAACGCCTTCGCGAAACTTGGCGTGAGGGACGCCGAGTTGTATTCCACACTGGCGGCCCGCCTCCCGGCGATTGTGTCGATGGCTACATCGCTTCAGCTTGTAACTCTTTTTGCTGCCTACTCGAAGGCCGGTGTTCACGacttctctgtttttcacGCCATTTCAAGGGAACTGCTCCACGGCGAAACTCGCCTGGCGGCGGGTGAGGGAGAGCATGCATATGTGCCTCCAAAAATAAGGGAGTTGGACGCCAACGCAGTTGCCATCCTGCTGAATCACATGCAGAAAGCGAATTTCATCGAGCCTTCTCTTGCCTCTGCTCTGTTGAATCACTTGGAAAGAAGCCCTTCGTTGCTGAGAATGAAGAAACGCGCATGTCAAGGTAGAGGAAACGCTCCAGTCGGTGTGCGCGGCGTTGAGGAGGCAGGCTTTGAACGTTTGCCGTACGCGAGTGGCGGTACGTGCTCTCCGCCTCTAGAAGAAATACCGCCCAGCGTGATATCTGACAGGCGGGCAACGAGGTCGTTTGGAAAAGAGGCATCTTGTCCCGCGCATAAGGGGACACATGAATCTGGAGAATTACAAGAAGTGCTGTTGTATGAGGATCTGGGACCACGAGAATTATCCTTGACATTGAATGCGCTCAGCAGGCTGCCGCATCCCCAGTCACTGAGGGAGGCCCTCGTGACTTTTGCCTCAAACGTGCTGTCGTCGATGAACGACACAGACGTCCTAATAACGACGAAGGCTTTGCTCCGGCTTCAATCCAAGCTTTGCCACtccgacgcggagacactTTTTCTACAGATACGGAGCCGTTTTCGCACTCACAGCTGCGGTGTTATAGAACTGGCTGCGCTGGCCAGCggtctccagcgcctcgttGTCCTGGCGCCCCATTTAAGGAACCCCGCGAAGCATCTAGTACAGGAAATCGCGCCCCACTTATCAAACAGGCTCTACAAACTGGACAATCGTACGCTGGTGCAGCTCGCCTCAGCGGTAGTAGCCCTGGAGGCTTATGAGGAAAACCTATTCCAAGAACTTCTCGTAGAGGTTTCTAGGCGTCTTCCGGATTTGTCCCTGGAAGAGAAACTCAAGGCCTTGCATGTCGTCCACGTGCTAGCTCGAGGCGGCTCCACGGTCGCGGAAGAGGTAGTCCCTTTTCTTGTCTGTAGCATTCTCGAAAAAACTGAGAAACTGCGAGACGAGGGGCTGCCCGCACTGAATGCGGCAGGCGCCAAGACACTCGTGGTCGCTGCCAGTGAACTGAGAGTGCTTGGAGGGCCGCTGAAGGAACGCCTGCTTCTACAGGTAGCCCAAGTCGTGCCGCACATGAGCGGGGGGCAGAAGCTGGCCGTCGCGATGGCGCTCCTCGCTGACAGCAGCCCGACTGGCGGTGCGACCTCAGAGTGCTCAGTGTGGACAGCGTTGATCAGCGGGTTGACGTCTCTTCAGGAAAGAGCGGTTCCACAGGAAGTGCCGGGAGAAATCGGCATTCTCCAGGTACCCCGCAGCTGTGCACCAGAAAGCCCTCCAGGTTTGCATGATTTTGCCGGCAACTTAACTCACTTCCCGCGGGACTGTGGTAGCCATGACGATCGGGGGGCCTCTGCTGACGAAGAACGCGAAGAGGGAAAGCGCCTTGGAACTCGCATACAGTCCCTCACTAGTGGGGGAGGAGCGCTCGTAGCATCCGAAAAAGCTGCCTGGGCGCAATTCCAGAAATCGCTCTGCAAGGTTCTCATCGGCTGGTCTTTGCTTGTGGCCCGTGCATGCCACATCGCACCGTTCTACGGATCAGAGCAACTATCTCTAGATGACCGCTCGGGGGTTGTGGAAAACACGCCATTGACGGATGACTCAGTTGTAGCGGCTGCGAGGACAAGCGAGAGAGTTAGCCGCTTCCTAAAGTCCGAGCAGACTCGGCTTGACACTCTTTTGAACGCCAGTCGATGTGACGAGTTTTGGAAGATtcgtctttcctctcctctgaCTGAAAGCCTGCTGAAGAGCTTCAAGTCTCATGTGCCACTTCTTGCACGGTCGGCCGCTGATCAACCGACGCCGGACATGGGTGGCCATGAAACCCTTGCTGGTGAAATTCAAGGGACTCTGTTAACCGTGGCCAGTGAAGCGTGGCAGGCTACATTAACTGACTTTATCTTACGCGAGGGACGCGCTCTGAAACAGAAGACTCATGTCGATGCCTTAGAGCGACTTATTCCGCTGAGGGTGTCAGCGGAGCAAACCGAGGGGGAGGCTTTACGAAGGTTGGTAGCTTTGGAGCTCGAGCGCATAAGTACCAGATCCTACTACACGCGGTTTCTGTCAGCACGAGAGACCACAAGCGTGTCCAGTGCGGTgcggcctgctgcgtcttccgcATGCTATGTCGTAGGACAAACAAAAGGCCACCCCGCAGTGTACTTGTTTCCCGTGGTCGGACCGTTCGTCGTCACTGCGATTGTGGATTTTCCTGAAGGCTTCAAACAAGCATTCGGGACGGCTACCGCACAGTGA